CGGCTGAACCGGGGGGACGAAAAGCAGACGGCCGTGAAACTCCTAAATAATCCCTAAAAGTTAAAAGTGGcagaaataataagaataatcCCAAATACTCGCACCGGTCTCACGAAGGCCCGGGCTGTCTACAAGGGCGCGCAAGCCGCGGTGATGACAGCGAGATGTCGCCGGAAACGCGGCGGCGGACGCTCTGCGTCCGGGTGGCGGGGTGAGGAGAGGGGCGTGGCTCTGTGGTGCGTGCGCAGTGTCCCGGGAGAGGGGCGGGCAGAGAATGGGGACGGTGCTTGAGCCACCGAGTAGCAGCAAGCGCCCTGCATTCAGGGGGTGAAGAGTGGGGCGGGGCATCGTGGCGTGCGCCCCAGTCCCGGGAACGGGGCGGGGAATCTCTGTGCTTCCCCAGTCCACAGCGCCTGCAGGGCCGACCAGCACCAGTCCCAGGTCCAACCCTGAGTGACCAAAAGCCGGAAACCCGGAGTTGCACAAGCTGGACCACGTGAGCTCGCCAGGCCAGAGGTGGAGGCCATCGCTGCGGGAGGAGGGCATCCGAGGCTGGATTTTGAAGAACCCCATTAACAGAGGGACAAGTTACAGGGTATAAACCAGATGCCAGTCATCAGGGAGGAGTGTCACTAAAGCCCGATCTTGTTTGTTTACACCAGGAAGGGCCTGCCTTCTACCTGCAAGAAAATATGGCGGCTGCAGAATAACGTGGCTCAATGCCAAATATCTGTTTTAGGGAGTAAGGCTACTTGAGAAGCATCTTAAAGGGGGATAAGGAGTAAGTTAAACCTGCTTTTTACCCAGCTCTGTGGATCCCGAATGTCCACAGCATGATGTTATCTCCATTTCCACTTCCCAGCCGCTCCTGTTCCTTGTGTTTCCTGCACCATCATTCTCTCAGGTGCTCTACACTAAAATTTGCTGTCATCGTtgacttctccctctccttcatcCCCTACAAGTATCAACATAGACAAATCTGATCAATATAATCGTCACTGAATAAAGCAAATTCCAGcgcggtcttttttttttttttttttgatacggagtctcgctcttgcccaggctggagtccagtgtgcgacctcggctcactgcaacctctgcctcccaggttcaactgattctcccgcctcagcctcctgagtagctgggattacaggcctacaccaccatgcctggctaatttttgtatttttagtagagatggggtttcaccatgttggccctggtggtctcgaactcctgacctcatgatccgcccccttcttggcctcccaaagtgctgggattagaggcgtgagccaccgtgccagcttTTGCACCgcacattcttttgttttttgtttttgtttttgagacagagtctcactctgttgctgtagaaagtagaaaagttcctcttcaaagctcatcttggtttaaaaataaaataatagacactAAGAATAATCACTTACTCTAAAGCCTCCTATCAACTGTCAGTTCTTACACTTTCGGCCAGTTAGTTGCTTTGGCTTACTCAGGCATGTGTGGAGAGGCCCAAGCAAGTCTCAGCTCATAGCTTATGCTCCTCCTTATTTGGAAAAGTTATTGCTTCCTTAAACCTTTCATAAGCAACTTCCTCTCCTTCTTTATCCTCCCTTGCACTTATCTATTTAGGAAAGTTCCAGGATGTTAGCAAATCGGGTATCAGTTTAAGACTGTGAGGTCCAGCACCAGCCAATGGATGCAAGACACAGCAGTAATGACGACCCAAATGTGTGAGGCATAAATAggtctgtttttcctttgttcaAGTGGGCTTTCACCATTGTTCCATCTGTGAGaggtaccctttctgcagaaagtaaaaatggtcTTGCTGAGAgatttaaatttatgtttgagtgctatttctttgcGTTGCCAGGGAACAAACATTTCTaacagttgcccaggctggagtgcagtggcaggatctcggctcactgcaccctccacctcccaggttcaagtgattctcctgctcagcctcctgagcagctgagattacagatgagCAGCCCCACACCGggctatcttttgtatttttagtagagatggtggttcaccatgttggccaggctggtcctgaactcccgacctcaagcaatccgcctgcctgggtctcccaaagtgttgggattacaggcgtgagccaccacgcccggctgcagTGCATATTCTTAAAGACAGACTTTCCACTTGCGGCAGCACCTACCTTCCAGATAGCAAAATTGAAGCACGTGTTTATCATAGCTGATTCTAAACAGCTAAAGCTGATAATGACTATGAACTTGCAAGAATTGCAGTATGCCAGACCTTCAATTTAATTGAAGACTTTCCTGAACAATTAATAAGGAGACTTGTCTTAACCTGCAGGGAATGGCTTTAGGGGCTCATTCTTCCCTATGCAGGCGCAAGCCTCAAACCTTAATTAGGATCATCCACCATGATTCCCGTACTCTGCCCCCGACCTTATACTTGAATAAACTAAACCTCAGAGAATTGTATTATCTACAATCTTTGTCAGTGGTACAGCTATTGTTTAAAGTAAggtctgaaatacaaaaattagccaggcatggtggctcacccctataatccaaggtacccagaaggctgaggcaggagaattacttgaacctaggaggcagaggttgccatgagccaagattatgtcattgcactccagcctgggcaacagagcaagactccatctcaaaaacaaagaaacaaacaaaaaactatgtaaataaagaaaagcagcattttaaataatgtttatataaCTCACAGGAAagtaggaaaaaggaaacaaaaacagcacaaacagaaagcaaaacaaaaaaaatggccgACTTAAGTCTTAAAATATCATTAatgacattaaatgtaaatggtctaaatacatcaattaaaagacagattatcagaatggattaagaaataTGACACAATTATATGCTGCATACAAAAAATTCACTTCAAATATAAGGATACAGGCAAGTTGcaataaaagatggaaaaatatatcatgaaaacaaaagaaatcagaagTAGCTACATTAATATCAGatagacttcagagcaaagaaaattaccagagacaGTGACATAGTATAAAGATTTAAGAGTCAAATTcatcaagaaaacagaaatcctaaatgtgtatgtacCTAACAATAGAGCTGCAAAAGATGTGAAACAAAAACTGAAGGAATTGAAataagaaatggacaaatccagAGTTATAGTTGGAGGCTTCAGTCCCTCTAAATGATGATAAAGGCAGTAGACAGGAAGTCAGGAAGGATATAGAAAACCCCAATATCATCAACTAACAggatctaatagacatttacagaatgcTACAATCAACAGCTGCAAGATACATATTCAAGTGTCCACAGAACATCTAATCAGGAGAGATcatatcctgggccataaaacaaatctcaactaatttaaaagaatggaaatcatacagAATGTGTTCTCCAACAACAAtggaatcaaattagaaatcagtaacagaaagataacaagaaaatctccaaacacttggaaactaaaccacattttaaaacaatctgtGGGTCAAAGAGAAAAATCGTGTGtctctggaaattaaaaaaaggctaggcatggtggctcatgcctgtaatcccagcactttgggaggccaaggcgggaggatcacttgagtccgggagttcaagaccagcctggctaacatagtgaaaccctgtctttacaagatacaaaaaagttagctgggcgtggtggtgtgtgcctgtagtcccagccattcaggaggatgaggtgggaggattgcctgtgtctaggaggccaaggctgcattgagccaagatcacacctttgcactccagcctgggtgacagaccaagaccttgCCACCCCCCCACCAAGAAAAGTACATTAtcctgaataaaatgaaaatacaacacatTAAAATAGATAGCATTAGTAGcaacaaataaaccaaaagtgAAATTAACaattcaatttacaatagcatcaaaaagaatgaaaccctcagaaataaatttaataaaataagtacaaaatttataaactgaaagctaaaaaaaacactgtggaaaaaaatgaaagaataactaaataaataaaaggatgtCCTTTGTGGATTGgaagatttcaaattttttagGTTCTAATATtcctcaaattgatctatagattcaatgcaattcctatcaaatccAAGCTGGACTCTGCAGAAATTGATAAACTgatattaaaattcatataaaaattcaaGGGCCagccaaaataatcttaaaaaagaataaagttgcaAGACTCACCCTTCCttatttaaaacttactacaaacctatagtaatcaagactgtATTGTACTGTTATAAGGATTGGCATATAAGTCAATGGATTAGAATTTGAatccagggctgggcacggtggctcacatctataatcccagcactttgggaggccaaggcgggtggatcacctgaggtcaggagtaataaacattttttcaagagGTAAGAGGCTCaccatcattagccatcaggaaatgcaaatcaaaatcacaatgagctaCTAATTCCCACCCACtggaatggctataataaaaacaaaaaaccaagtgTCAGCAAAGGTGTGGCAAAATTGGAACACTCATACACTGGTGGTGGAAATATATAGGGTGTGACTGCTTTACAACAGTATGGTACTCCCTCAAAAGGTTGAACATAGGAATAACCATCTGATTCGACAGTtttacttctaggtatatatgtacccaagaaaaatgaaaacatatgttcatgcAAAAACTTGTAAATGAATTTTCAAAGCAACATTATTCATACTAGCCAAGAGGAAACAAGTATGCATCAGCtatagaataaacaaattgtgttatattcatacaatgaaatgttatttggcaataaaaagaaatgaaatactgataacATGTTACAATATGAATGAACCCTGGCCAGCTgcagtagcttacgcctgtaatcccagcactttgggaggccgaggcaggcggattacctgaggtcaggagtttcagaccagcctggccaacatggcgaaaccccgtctctactaaaactacaaaaattagctgggtatggtggcgggcacctgtaaccccagctattcgggaggctgaggcaggagaattgctattcaggaggctgaggcaggaggtgggggttgcagtgagctgagatcacaccaatgcactccagcctgggcaacaagagcgaaactccatctaaaacaacaacaaaaaaccaatatGGATGAACTCTGAAACAATATGTGAAGTGAAATCACAAAAGAACACAAATGGAATTCCATTTCTACGAAATGTCTAGACCAGGCAAATCCTATACATATGGAAGATAGATCAGTGGTTGCATAAGCCTAGGGGTGTtgggagggagaaatggggaatgactgctaaGGGGTCCAAGATTTCTTCTTGGAGTGATTAAAATGTCTTAATATTGATTTTTGTGATAGTTGCACTCTGTGAATACACTGAAGAACATTGAATTGTATGCTTTTGATGGGTGAATAATATGTTGTGTGAATTACGTCTCAAAGTATTACAAAAAACCAAACTGTGTTTGATACTTTGGAGGCTGGGGCCAGAagactgtttgaggccagaagtttgagaccagtctgggcaaccatAGCACAACCTGTCTCTTTtaaatagatagatacataccTACATACAAAAACAGCGGCatgtagcaaaagcagtgctaaaaaCCCTAACAGCACACATTTGAAAGGAGGAAAAAACTCACATAATATAAGCTCCTGCCTCAAGAACCTAGAAaaaaagctaggtgtggtggcttacacctgtagtcctagcaactcaggaggccaaggtgggaggatgacatgagcccaggagttcaaggccagcctgagcaacgtagcaagaccatgtctctaaaaaaatcataaaacaaatcaaaaagaaactagaaaaataagagcaaaagagaccccaaagcaagcagaaggaaggaaataaggacgagagcagaaaatgaaattgaaaacagaaggAGTCAATGAAACAAAGAActgattgtttgttttgtttttgagatggagtttcactctgttgcccaggctggagtgcagtggcacaatcttggctcactgcaacctccgcctctcaggttcaagcgattctcctggctcagcctcccaagtagctgggattacaggcacctgcaaccacacctggctagtttttatatttttagtagagacagggtttcaccatgtttgccaggttggtctcgaatgcctgaccttaggtgatctgcccacctcggcctcccaaagtgctgggattacaggcgtgagccaccgcgcccagcagaacTGGTTCTTTGATAAGATAATAAAACTGACAAAGctctagcaagactgacaaagaaaagagagaggacacaaattaccaatatcagtaATGAAACAGGGGATATCGAGTTGAGCTTTCTTCAACTTGACAAAGAATATCTACGAAAACCCTACAGCTGGCATTATACTTAacagtgaaagactgaatgttttcccCCAAAGATCATAACAAGGCAAAGATGTCTCACTATTGTTATTCAACACAGGGCTGCGTCTTCTAGTCAGTtaataaggcaagaaaatgggagaaaatacagaTAGAAATAACACTATATTTGCAGATAACGTAATTGtctacatagaaaaccctaacaAAACTATTCCTAGAATAAGTGAATTCAGCAAGATAGCAGGATGTAAGatcacacaaaaatcaattgtatttctatatattagcaatgaATGTGggcaccaaaattaaaaatatcacttgtaggccaggcacagtggctcatacctgtaatcacagcactttgggaggccaaggtgggcggatcaggaggtcaggagtttgagaccagcctggccaacatagtgaaaccctgtctctactaaaagtacaaaaaaattagccaggcatggtggtgggcacctgtaatcccagctacttgggaggctgaggcaggagaatcgcttgaacccaaggaggcagaggttgcagtgagcggagacggcgccactgcactccactccagcccaggagacagtgcaaggctccatctcaaaaaaaaaaaaaaaaaaaaaaatcacttgtaatTCCCCTGCCCCAACTACTTAGAAATAAATCGAACATGTGCAAGATTTGTATGTGAAAACTACACAACactgataaaaaaaatcaaagatctggccaggtgcagtagctaacgcctgtaatcccagcactttgggaggccaaggcgggtggatcacttgaggtcaggagttcgagaccagcctggccaacatggcaaaaccccgtctcttctataaatacaaaaattagccaggtgtggtggtgtgtgcctgtaatcccaagtactcgggaggccgaggcaggagaatcgcgtgaatccaggaggcagtagttgcagtgagctgaggttgcaaaattgcactccagcctgggtgacaagagcaaaactgtctccaaaaaaaaaaaaaatcaaagatctgTACAGCCATgtgctgcataatgacattttggtcaacaacggatcacatatacaatggtggtcccacaAGATTGTGACTATACCGTATGGCCTAGGTATGCAGCAGGCTCTACCATCCAGGTTTATGTAAGTACACCCTATGATATTCACACAAAATTAAATCACCTAATgaggcatttctcagaatgtattcttGTCATTAAGTGACACGTGACTGTACTCTTTTCTTTGTAGAGAAGGACAGAATTAtcctaaattttatatggaaaggcaaaggaactagaatagtgaaaataattttgaaaaagagaaaagggggagaATCCTTCTACTCAAATTCAAAGCTTACTATATAGCTGCAGTAATCAACACTGCGTGGTACCGGCAAAAAGATCAACAGAGatcaatagaacaaaatagagagcccagtAATAGACCCACACTAATACGCTCAATTGAATTCTGGCAAAGATGCAAAAGTATTTCCAGAGAggaagaatagtcttttcaacaaggtGCTATAGCAAGTTGATATCCATAGCCAAAAAAATAAACTTGGAATTAAGCCTCACACTTTATacactcaaaatggatcacatactaaatgtaaaatgtaaaactccacaaaacctttaaaaaatatatagaacctCTTCAGGATCTAAGGCTAGACAAAGGTCTCTTGGACTtcacaccaaaagcatgatccatggAAGGAAAAATTGATGAACTggatttcaacaaaataaaaaacttgagcTCCGCAAAAGGCCGTTAGGATAAAAACACAAGCTACAGACTaggcaaaaatatttgcaaaccacctatctgacaaaggttgAGTTtctacaatatataaagaactcttggccaggtgccgtggctcacacctgtaatcccagcactttgggaggccgaggagggtggatcactagagatcaggagttcaagaccagcctggctaacttgataaaaccccacctctactaaaaatacaaaaattagctgggtatggtggcatgcacctgtaatcccagctactcaagaggctggggcaggagaatcgcttgaagctgggaggcagaggttgcagtaagccaagatcacgccactgcactccaacctgggtgcgtgacacagtgagactccatttcaaaaaaaaaagaactctcagaattcaacagcaaaaaagaaagattattaaCATCATTAGCTATCAGAGCAATGTAAGTTATAACCACAGTAAGGTATCACTACACTCTTACCAGAATGGCTAAGACTAACATCAAATGCTGgaaagatgcagagaaactgtATCACTCAAACAttactggtagaaatgtaaaatcatACAGCTATTCTGGAAAACTTTGGAATTCCTGGGcgtttatccaagagaaatgaagac
Above is a genomic segment from Piliocolobus tephrosceles isolate RC106 chromosome 5, ASM277652v3, whole genome shotgun sequence containing:
- the LOC111541531 gene encoding uncharacterized protein LOC111541531; the protein is MPSSRSDGLHLWPGELTWSSLCNSGFPAFGHSGLDLGLVLVGPAGAVDWGSTEIPRPVPGTGAHATMPRPTLHPLNAGRLLLLGGSSTVPILCPPLSRDTAHAPQSHAPLLTPPPGRRASAAAFPATSRCHHRGLRALVDSPGLRETGAGLG